A window of the Aspergillus flavus chromosome 6, complete sequence genome harbors these coding sequences:
- a CDS encoding putative dipeptidyl peptidase IV → MIVPYGRWKSPLTPELLSSSSISLHEVVVNESTGAIYSVECHPTENGRHAIIQHWNGERRDVLPKDFSAHATVQELGGGSLAIRPDGLITFSDEESSGIYLLDPTSSKVTLIREGVKGVRYADFCHHPINAHWVLAIKEDHREATPETQAFMVHNTLVAINIDTGEETTIAQGDDFFSHPKFDPSGKHVSWIQWSHPDMPWTGTVLHVATWEDGCLKNMRRVAGKAQEESIAQPKWGLDGSLYFASDRTGFWQLYAFNMNDDAPRLLALKGLEEADFATAEWELGSSTYISLDTTTIVAAVITHATSRVFLIDTTTSCARQLDLPYLDLGSRANGIYRVSPTSFAIVGSTATSPQELALVSITPTDTVQRTVLASTASFHLDREYVSHATEFRAPQKYGPQCDGDVYMFYFPPQNPNYQSDDQGPPPVLVYVHGGPNGCVTPALNLEIQYWTTRGFAVCALNYTGSTGYGREYRERLSGYWGLVDVGDAVSAVDFLVENGMVDKARVGIYGGSAGGYLTLRALHMYPDVWAAGISSYGISDVRALQADSYKFESHDVDRILLSTTKAEDRDAELTRRSPCHFAAQMKAPLLLLQGTSDMVVPVAQARMMADAMHKCGRVAEVVEFEGEGHGWVGHQTIYESYKQKEEWWKLHLT, encoded by the exons ATGATCGTACCCTACGGACGCTGGAAGAGCCCACTCACCCCAGAATTACTGTCGAGCAGTAGCATCTCTCTGCACGAGGTGGTCGTCAAT GAATCCACCGGGGCTATCTACTCTGTGGAATGCCATCCGACAGAGAATGGACGCCATGCAATTATCCAGCACTGGAACGGCGAACGTCGGGATGTGTTACCAAAAGATTTCAGTGCACACGCCACAGTGCAAGAGCTTGGTGGCGGTTCCCTTGCCATAAGACCAGACGGACTGATCACATTTTCCGACGAAGAATCTAGCGGCATCTACCTGCTGGATCCAACCTCTAGCAAAGTCACTTTGATCCGCGAAGGGGTAAAGGGTGTCCGCTATGCGGACTTTTGCCATCATCCGATCAATGCACACTGGGTGCTTGCCATCAAGGAGGACCATCGCGAAGCCACTCCGGAGACCCAAGCATTCATGGTTCATAACACCCTGGTGGCTATCAACATCGATACCGGTGAGGAGACCACAATTGCCCAAGGGGACGACTTTTTCTCCCACCCCAAGTTCGATCCTTCGGGGAAGCATGTCTCTTGGATTCAGTGGTCCCATCCGGACATGCCGTGGACCGGAACTGTTCTTCATGTTGCGACGTGGGAAGATGGATGTCTTAAAAATATGAGACGTGTCGCAGGGAAAGCACAGGAAGAGAGTATCGCGCAGCCAAAATGGGGCCTGGACGGTTCGCTCTACTTTGCGAGCGACAGGACAGGGTTCTGGCAGCTATATGCATTCAACATGAATGACGACGCACCTCGCCTGTTGGCGCTGAAGGGTCTCGAAGAGGCGGACTTTGCCACCGCTGAATGGGAACTGGGAAG CTCCACGTACATCTCCCTTGACACAACGACTATCGTCGCAGCCGTCATTACTCACGCCACGAGTCGAGTGTTCCTGATTGACACCACCACGTCCTGTGCTCGACAGCTAGATCTCCCGTATTTAGATCTGGGCTCTCGTGCTAATGGGATCTACCGAGTGTCACCAACCAGCTTCGCCATCGTTGGTTCGACGGCAACATCTCCGCAGGAATTAGCTCTAGTATCAATCACGCCCACCGACACGGTGCAAAGAACCGTACTCGCCTCCACTGCGTCGTTCCACTTGGATCGTGAATACGTTTCTCACGCCACAGAATTCCGTGCACCCCAAAAGTACGGACCGCAGTGTGACGGCGACGTATATATGTTCTACTTCCCTCCACAAAACCCGAACTACCAGTCGGATGATCAGGGTCCTCCTCCAGTACTGGTCTATGTTCACGGTGGACCTAATGGCTGCGTCACCCCAGCGCTCAACCTTGAAATCCAATACTGGACCACGCGCGGCTTTGCCGTCTGCGCGCTCAACTACACGGGCTCGACTGGGTACGGTCGCGAATATCGCGAGCGTCTCTCGGGATACTGGGGCCTAGTGGATGTCGGAGATGCTGTGAGTGCAGTCGACTTCCTGGTGGAAAATGGCATGGTCGATAAGGCGCGCGTGGGCATCTACGGTGGCAGTGCCGGCGGGTATCTGACGCTGCGGGCGTTGCATATGTACCCGGACGTTTGGGCGGCGGGAATTAGTTCCTATGGCATCAGCGATGTCCGGGCATTGCAGGCTGACTCATACAAGTTTGAAAGCCATGATGTAGACCGGATTTTACTCAGTACAACGAAGGCCGAGGACAGGGATGCCGAACTGACCAGGCGCAGTCCGTGCCACTTTGCAGCTCAGATGAAGGCACCGCTGCTTTTGCTGCAGGGTACATCCGATATGGTGGTCCCTGTCGCACAAGCCAGGATGATGGCTGATGCGATGCACAAGTGTGGGAGAGTAGCAGAGGTGGTTGAGTTCGAGGGTGAGGGCCACGGTTGGGTTGGCCATCAAACCATTTATGAGTCATATAAGCAGAAGGAGGAGTGGTGGAAGCTTCATTTGACTTGA
- a CDS encoding bacterial alpha-L-rhamnosidase-domain-containing protein — protein sequence MAKISALRFEQHSTGLGIQCSSPRISWTFCAIDDSICDWTQSQYELSVYRETGSPVEVVVDSHASSLVPWPATPLQSRERASVRVRVYGIWMDRATKRQHSGWSAWSSWATVECSLLSRQDWSAVPISSSSIPASHEDEPLRPLLFRKSFVLPATFTSLHRARLYITALGVYRAYINGLRVGDHEMAPGWSSYRHRLAYQVFDVDSLINPSCNNVLSVEVAEGWFAGRLGFSGGKRNIYGSCMAVMAQLEVDGVGGERFQVTSDSSWKCHRSPIISSEIYNGEVYDARAEVGDWNRHGPLYLDENWEKVSILDFPSARLYAPNAPPARITEYLAPQKIFTTPSGRLILDFGQNLVGKLLIHSMTLPVDATVSFTHAEVMENDGELGTRPLRGARCVDTIISSGQKLVDWSPKYTFHGFRYVQVDGWDPRTVPFWRTNIRALVIHTDFKRTGRFECSNSLINQLHKNACWSMRGNFLSLPTDCPQRDERLGWTGDIQIFGPSATFLYDSTGMLSEWMEDVACEQSDYHGVPPLVVPNILDHVWPSMPQAVWGDVVIILPWTLYLSSGDRDMLHRQYSSMALWLDQGVRRGKDGLWDPELWQLGDWLDPQAPPDEPGDCRTRGTLVADAYLVYVTSLMGNISAIIGRDTESAHYRQKAQRLRTLFQNKYITSSGLVVGDSQTAYSLAIVFGLLSTKEQLATARSQLAERVRIAKFRVATGFAGTPIILRALTESDNLSLAYRMLLEERCPSWLYPITMGATTVWERWDSMLPDGAINPGEMTSFNHYALGSVVAWLHETVGGLRPHQAGWKSALVSPKPGGSLTHATVSYESVYGYWSCAWKLVPDGARDERMTLCLDLIVPPNCHAVVQIQAGADGSGNREERVGSGRHQWKIPFTPGPWPPKATAPFITNPGQGL from the coding sequence ATGGCTAAGATTAGTGCATTGCGCTTTGAACAGCACTCTACGGGTCTGGGCATACAATGCTCATCGCCTCGCATTTCATGGACCTTTTGCGCTATTGATGACTCCATCTGCGACTGGACACAATCTCAGTACGAGCTTTCGGTGTACCGTGAAACCGGATCACCAGTCGAAGTTGTTGTCGATAGCCATGCGTCATCCTTAGTTCCATGGCCTGCTACCCCATTGCAATCTCGAGAACGAGCCAGTGTCCGAGTTCGAGTGTATGGTATCTGGATGGATCGAGCAACCAAGCGCCAACACTCAGGTTGGTCTGCCTGGTCCTCGTGGGCAACAGTTGAATGCAGCCTTCTCAGTCGGCAGGATTGGAGTGCAGTgcccatttcttcttcatccattccaGCAAGTCATGAAGACGAGCCACTGAGGCCGTTGCTCTTCCGAAAGTCGTTTGTATTGCCGGCCACATTTACCTCCCTGCATCGGGCTCGGCTGTATATCACGGCGTTAGGTGTCTACCGGGCCTACATCAATGGATTGAGGGTCGGAGATCATGAAATGGCGCCCGGGTGGTCAAGTTACCGCCATCGCCTTGCATATCAAGTGTTTGATGTGGACTCATTGATCAATCCGAGTTGCAATAATGTACTGAGCGTCGAAGTCGCCGAAGGGTGGTTCGCGGGCCGACTCGGATTTAGTGGTGGCAAGCGAAATATCTATGGAAGTTGCATGGCGGTTATGGCCCAGCTGGAGGTCGACGGGGTCGGAGGCGAAAGATTTCAGGTCACGTCAGACAGCAGCTGGAAGTGCCACCGGAGTCCTATCATAAGCAGTGAGATCTACAATGGCGAAGTGTATGATGCGCGAGCCGAAGTTGGCGACTGGAATCGACATGGTCCGCTGTACCTCGATGAAAACTGGGAGAAAGTGTCCATTCTAGACTTTCCTAGTGCTCGACTATACGCCCCAAATGCCCCTCCAGCACGGATCACGGAGTATTTGGCTCCTCAGAAGATCTTCACCACCCCGAGCGGTCGGCTGATTCTCGACTTTGGTCAGAACCTAGTCGGGAAACTTCTCATACATTCAATGACCCTGCCAGTGGATGCAACTGTAAGCTTCACACACGCCGAAGTGATGGAGAATGACGGGGAACTGGGAACGCGACCTCTACGCGGTGCACGATGCGTCGACACAATCATATCATCTGGGCAGAAGTTAGTTGATTGGTCGCCAAAATACACATTTCATGGCTTTCGATACGTGCAGGTGGATGGGTGGGATCCTCGAACCGTGCCGTTCTGGCGGACGAACATCAGGGCCCTAGTGATTCATACTGATTTCAAGCGGACAGGGCGGTTTGAATGTTCCAACTCGCTCATCAATCAACTGCATAAAAATGCCTGCTGGAGTATGCGCGGGAACTTTTTGTCCCTCCCAACAGATTGCCCTCAACGGGACGAACGTCTAGGATGGACGGGAGATATCCAAATTTTTGGTCCATCCGCGACGTTTCTCTATGACTCCACCGGTATGCTGTCCGAGTGGATGGAAGATGTGGCTTGCGAGCAGTCAGATTACCATGGTGTTCCTCCGCTCGTGGTCCCCAATATTCTGGACCATGTGTGGCCCTCAATGCCCCAGGCCGTCTGGGGTGATGTGGTGATCATTCTTCCTTGGACGTTATATCTTTCATCTGGCGATCGCGACATGCTACATCGACAGTATTCCAGTATGGCCTTATGGCTTGACCAGGGAGTTCGGCGAGGGAAGGATGGACTGTGGGATCCTGAGCTATGGCAATTGGGCGACTGGCTCGACCCTCAGGCGCCACCGGACGAACCTGGTGATTGCCGAACAAGGGGGACTCTAGTGGCAGACGCATATCTCGTCTATGTCACATCTCTTATGGGCAATATCAGCGCCATCATCGGTCGGGATACTGAGAGTGCACACTACAGGCAAAAGGCCCAACGTCTCCGTACCTTGTTCCAAAACAAGTACATCACGTCATCTGGCCTGGTAGTTGGTGATTCCCAGACCGCTTACTCCTTAGCCATAGTCTTTGGTCTTTTATCCACCAAGGAACAACTTGCGACGGCTAGGTCTCAGCTTGCCGAGCGTGTGCGTATAGCAAAGTTCCGTGTCGCCACCGGTTTTGCCGGTACGCCGATCATTCTACGCGCTTTGACGGAGTCTGATAACCTGTCCCTGGCTTATCGAATGCTTCTCGAAGAGCGCTGTCCGTCGTGGCTATATCCTATTACTATGGGCGCCACCACGGTCTGGGAACGGTGGGACAGTATGCTTCCAGACGGTGCCATCAACCCCGGTGAAATGACTTCTTTCAACCATTATGCCCTGGGTTCTGTGGTCGCTTGGCTTCATGAGACTGTGGGTGGCTTACGGCCCCATCAAGCTGGCTGGAAGTCTGCACTGGTTTCTCCAAAGCCGGGAGGTTCCTTGACTCATGCCACTGTATCCTACGAAAGCGTCTACGGCTACTGGAGCTGCGCATGGAAGCTGGTTCCCGATGGAGCTCGAGATGAACGAATGACTCTCTGTTTAGACCTGATTGTCCCACCAAACTGCCACGCAGTAGTACAGATTCAAGCTGGTGCAGATGGGTCTGGTAATAGGGAGGAAAGAGTGGGCTCGGGGAGACATCAGTGGAAGATTCCCTTCACTCCTGGGCCATGGCCACCCAAGGCGACCGCCCCATTCATAACAAACCCGGGGCAGGGCTTATAG
- a CDS encoding AhpC/TSA antioxidant enzyme-domain-containing protein, giving the protein MSANPPSTAEPKAAVDTASDSDHLQDFQGEVQTNDQLPSVETLRKIQDYSVLDRHGKSHPFKSLHSGPGVAQRVLVIFVRHFFCGSCQEFLRTLSASITPKALEPLATSTSVVIIGCGDPGLIEMYEKETNCQFPIYTDPTRQLYQDLDMMCSLALGSQPAYISKGMARIVGESMMQAVKYIPSGLAHKSGYYKQIGGEFLFELLDSNADMTGEEEKQVTWCHRMKTTRDHTEIPELMQLLGINQATDPN; this is encoded by the exons ATGTCCGCCAACCCACCATCCACAGCGGAGCCCAAGGCGGCTGTTGACACTGCCAGTGACAGCGATCACTTGCAAGACTTCCAAGGAGAGGTACAGACCAATGACCAACTTCCGTCAGTAGAAACACTGCGCAAGATCCAAGATTACTCTGTACTAGATAGACATGGCAAATCTCATCCGTTCAAGAGCCTTCATTCCGGGCCGGGTGTAGCCCAACGGGTTTTAGTCATCTTCGTCCGGCACTTTTTCTGCGGC AGCTGCCAAGAGTTCCTCCGAACGTTGTCCGCCTCCATCACCCCGAAAGCCCTGGAGCCCCTGGCAACAAGTACATCAGTGGTCATCATTGGCTGCGGGGATCCAGGCCTGATCGAAATGTATGAGAAGGAAACCAACTGCCAGTTTCCGATCTATACGGACCCCACCAGGCAGCTGTATCAGGACCTCGACATGATGTGCTCCCTCGCCCTTGGCAGTCAACCAGCCTATATTAGCAAAGGTATGGCTCGCATTGTCGGCGAATCAATGATGCAGGCTGTGAAGTATATACCATCTGGCTTGGCGCACAAGAGTGGTTATTACAAGCAGATCGGTGGGGAGTTCCTGTTCGAACTGCTTGACAGTAACGCAGACATGACtggcgaggaggaaaagcaagTAACGTGGTGCCATCGGATGAAGACGACTCGGGATCACACTGAGATACCTGAACTTATGCAGCTGCTGGGTATTAATCAGGCGACTGATCCAAATTGA
- a CDS encoding general substrate transporter → MTFPPKVYQFLVGTFAALGSFLYGYDLTIVAEVVSSGSFLSFFSPSTTQIGLVASLLTAGAVVGAGIAYPCSDYFGRRATILAGGLIFCLGGALQAGAQNYAYILGGRFIAGMSIGVLTMIIPIYQAELVHPDIRGLVTGLQQFMLGIGGVCGSWISYGTYISFSDNRQWRIPLGIQIVPAGLLSALIFLFPESPRWLIRQGQLENGLQTLARLHSGGNTSDPWILAEFEQIKTQVAAEKEHSEVKFRDWMTEKSIFRRLLLACAMQAGAQMTGVSAIQYYSVTIFKQIGIDGTDTLKYQAINSIIGLIGELLLMLVVDKMGRRKLVVGGNLAMCLTYVISTILLAQFPPTVNNTGAHWGFIIMTWLYNFCYASMGSLSWMIPAEIFDTATRARGVALGCMVSFAFNTMIGQVTPIGMTNSGWKFYILFVVCNFTNAVFFWAMLPETKQLPLEEMKKLFTDTPWFVGNISKSEYPVTEASVLAQQIEHKGLEDKGGTATHDEIITGNAV, encoded by the exons ATGACTTTTCCTCCTAAAGTATATCAGTTCTTGGTGGGCACATTTGCTGCCCTTGGATCTTTTCTCTATGGATATGACCTGACCATCGTGGCTGAGG TGGTATCTAGTGGTTCCTTTCTGAGCTTTTTCAGTCCGAGTACTACCCAAATTGGCCTGGTCGCATCGCTGCTCACGGCAGGAGCAGTGGTCGGCGCTGGGATAGCGTACCCATGCTCGGACTACTTTGGCCGCCGAGCAACCATTTTAGCTGGTGGGCTAATCTTCTGCCTAGGCGGCGCATTACAGGCAGGCGCACAGAACTATGCCTACATCTTAGGAGGTCGCTTCATAGCGGGCATGTC TATCGGTGTTCTTACCATGATTATTCCCATCTATCAGGCGGAATTAGTACACCCCGATATCCGAGGTTTAGTAACAGGCCTGCAACAGTTCATGCTCGGTATTGGCGGTGTCTGCGGAAGTTGGATCAGCTATGGCACCTACATCAGTTTCTCGGACAACCGGCAATGGCGCATACCGTTAGGTATTCAGATCGTGCCAGCTGGTCTCTTATCAGCTCTGATCTTTCTGTTCCCTGAGTCACCTCGATGGCTCATTAGACAGGGGCAACTCGAGAACGGTCTACAAACCCTGGCGCGACTACATTCCGGCGGGAACACGTCCGATCCATGGATACTCGCCGAGTTTGAACAAATAAAGACGCAAGTTGCTGCAGAGAAGGAGCATAGTGAGGTCAAGTTCCGCGACTGGATGACCGAAAAGTCCATTTTCCGGCGCCTGCTACTGGCTTGTGCCATGCAAGCTGGGGCACAGATGACGGGAGTCTCGGCGATTCAATATTACTCCGTCACCATTTTT AAACAAATCGGCATTGATGGAACGGACACTCTAAAATACCAAGCCATCAACTCTATCATCGGCCTTATCGGCGAACTCCTTCTAATGCTGGTCGTCGATAAAATGGGTCGTCGGAAACTGGTTGTGGGTGGGAATCTAGCTATGTGTCTCACATACGTGATCAGCACAATTCTCCTCGCCCAGTTCCCTCCCACGGTGAACAACACTGGTGCACATTGGGGTTTTATCATAATGACCTGGCTCTATAATTTCTGCTATGCCAGTATGGGCTCGCTGT CCTGGATGATCCCTGCGGAGATTTTTGATACAGCAACCCGAGCCAGGGGTGTAGCCTTGGGCTGTATGGTATCATTCGCGTTCAA CACAATGATTGGCCAAGTAACACCTATTGGAATGACAAACTCCGGGTGGAAATTCTACATTCTCTTCGTG GTCTGCAACTTCACAAATGCCGTCTTCTTTTGGGCCATGCTTCCTGAGACCAAACAGTTGCCTttggaggaaatgaagaaactATTCACTGACACTCCGTGGTTCGTCGGCAACATAAGCAAGTCCGAGTACCCAGTCACCGAGGCCAGCGTTCTGGCGCAGCAGATCGAACACAAAGGTTTAGAAGATAAGGGTGGCACGGCCACGCATGATGAGATAATTACAGGAAATGCGGTCTAA
- a CDS encoding HotDog domain-containing protein, protein MNFIDILNTIPPENASLTFFAAVPCSHPYLNDSSPYQLITLPSRYKKDDSSDMFFRETMNIPNTFPHILAFIRKEILRSNHLTWENLDREQIGPDIVLLVHLGSGGNGFRDTAHGGVLAALLDETLGCCIESWAIQLHASEQASSATRPRSYTAKLNISYHAPVESPGIIIVHAWFKKRGGRKWFLGAKILGGNGRTRAEASALWISERVAVM, encoded by the coding sequence ATGAATTTCATTGACATCCTAAACACAATTCCACCAGAAAACGCATCTTTAACTTTCTTCGCTGCTGTACCATGTAGTCACCCATATTTGAACGATTCCAGCCCCTACCAGCTTATCACATTGCCATCTAGATACAAGAAAGATGACTCATCAGATATGTTCTTCCGCGAAACCATGAATATCCCAAACACTTTCCCTCATATCCTTGCGTTCATCAGGAAAGAGATCTTGAGAAGCAACCATTTGACATGGGAGAACCTGGATCGAGAGCAGATTGGGCCGGATATCGTCCTACTCGTACACCTAGGCTCAGGGGGGAATGGGTTCCGCGACACGGCCCACGGTGGCGTACTCGCTGCACTTCTCGATGAGACGTTAGGATGCTGCATCGAATCCTGGGCGATTCAGCTCCATGCCAGTGAACAAGCATCCTCGGCGACGCGACCACGCTCATATACCGCTAAATTGAATATCTCATACCATGCGCCGGTAGAATCACcgggcatcatcatcgttcaCGCCTGGTTTAAGAAAAGAGGGGGCAGAAAGTGGTTTCTAGGCGCCAAGATCCTGGGGGGAAATGGTCGCACTCGAGCGGAGGCGTCGGCCTTGTGGATCAGTGAAAGAGTTGCCGTCATGTAA
- a CDS encoding putative short-chain dehydrogenases/reductase (unnamed protein product), whose translation MAKTVVATGTSSGLGFEAIKQLLQQSEPYNFILGVRDTVKTQGNYDRIGFDRSKHTITIFPLDLLSLPSVQSFAQKALSQVGDQKLDYLFLCAGMLDSADGPGPNGSPWCSGYVVNHLAQHYLLHLLRDTLSRSQSRVVVVSSGAIRNVRGQDPATLDVDLKANSKAGIRPVYSASKFVQLLGAFYWRRELPSCTVIAVSPGLIPSTNLATDLGLSMDMPDAKTIPEGAQNLLRAFTATDLPSDPEQLFLTSWGEWWPKDVYSLALDQKLQRKWCLTKEEIEKAEGLA comes from the exons ATGGCCAAAACAGTCGTCGCAACCGGCACCTCATCGGGCTTG GGCTTTGAAGCAATCAAACAGCTGCTCCAGCAGTCTGAGCCGTACAATTTCATCTTAGGAGTACGGGACACAGTCAAGACTCAGGGTAACTATGATCGCATCGGCTTTGACAGGAGCAAGCACACGATTACTATTTTCCCGTTGGACCTCTTGTCCCTGCCGAGTGTGCAGTCATTTGCACAGAAGGCCCTCTCTCAGGTGGGTGACCAGAAGCTCGACTATCTGTTCCTTTGCGCTGGCATGCTAGACAGCGCCGATGGCCCTGGACCCAATGGATCGCCATGGTGTTCGGGGTATGTCGTTAATCATCTGG CCCAGCATTATTTGCTCCACTTGCTGCGGGACACTCTTTCTCGGTCACAATCGCGAGTTGTCGTTGTTTCCTCGGGCGCCATCCGCAATGTAAGAGGCCAGGATCCAG CAACCCTCGACGTAGACCTCAAGGCAAATTCCAAGGCCGGGATCAGGCCTGTGTACAGTGCCTCAAAGTTCGTACAACTACTCGGCGCGTTTTACTGGCGCCGTGAACTTCCCTCGTGCACGGTCATTGCCGTCTCACCAGGCCTGATCCCTAGCACGAATTTGGCCACTGATCTAGGCTTGTCCATGGATATGCCGGATGCGAAAACCATTCCCGAGG GGGCCCAAAACCTTCTTCGGGCATTTACTGCGACCGATCTACCATCTGATCCAGAGCAACTCTTTTTGACGAGCTGGGGGGAGTGGTGGCCGAAGGATGTGTATTCATTGGCTCTGGACCAGAAGTTGCAGAGGAAATGGTGTTTGACTAAAGAAGAGATTGAAAAGGCTGAGGGGCTGGCCTGA
- a CDS encoding putative alpha-N-arabinofuranosidase A precursor: MILSTVLSLAAGVAALTLDVASSGGNQSSSLLYGLLYEDIYHSGDGGLYGEMIRNRAFQGSSSNGAASLDRNTDYWNPIGGVSLAIDTSSPVLSSSLPYQLRMDVPAGTTGTVGFYNEGFWGFNVDASKDYITSLYIRGNYSGIVDCFFYSNTTDQVLGSTSINIDQTPSDGWVQSYSSSFKPSQTASDANNTFYFTLDGSKLAGQSVYFNILSLFQQTFQNRDNGVREDLADALRNMNMKYVRLPGGNNMEGNGSPYYWRWNGTIGSLTDRPGRPGTWGDINTDGFGLLEMMQMAGDLGLEVMLGIWAGFYLNGEAVAEADLQPYVDSVMDELEFLLGDQSTTYGARRAAMGFPSPFAINWIEIGNEDYLNGGTKSYNSYRFKAFYNAIHAAYPSINLISTINPSPVTTKGSSVDLHVYGNENYFESLFGTFDHASREYPVFINEYAATNTGSNKGEAGAQTLGMSCAEAIFLLGCERNSDVVVGSAYGALIKNYNEEPETVAVIKHTANEILYTISYYVQKLFAENMGTRTLPVTVTDGGFGPVYWSATANSSSTILKLVNYNGETGSSNAVVVNVEGSSKSTATLISLTAPNSTSVNNLPSLGGESSVITTTTLSGSGGNFSVSFSNPYEIAILVV, translated from the exons ATGATTCTGTCTACCGTTTTATCGCTCGCCGCTGGCGTGGCGGCGTTGACACTCGATGTCGCCTCGTCTGGTGGAAACCAGTCCAGTTCTCTTCTCTACGGGCTTTTGTATGAG GACATCTATCACTCCGGCGACGGTGGTCTCTATGGGGAGATGATTCGCAATCGAGCCTTCCAAGGATCCTCATCTAATGGGGCTGCAAGTCTGGACCGTAATACGGACTATTGGAATCCAATCGGAGGGGTCTCGCTGGCTATCGACACATCCTCGCCCGTTCTTTCCTCCAGTCTCCCCTACCAGCTGCGCATGGACGTGCCCGCAGGGACGACGGGTACCGTAGGATTCTACAACGAAGGCTTCTGGGGCTTCAATGTCGACGCAAGCAAGGATTATATCACCAGTCTCTATATCCGAGGCAATTACTCTGGCATTGTTGACTGCTTCTTCTATAGCAATACGACCGACCAGGTTCTCGGTTCAACAAGCATCAATATCGACCAGACCCCATCTGATGGATGGGTACAGAGTTATTCGTCGAGCTTCAAGCCGAGCCAAACTGCGTCCGATGCTAACAACACGTTTTATTTCACGCTTGATGGATCAAAGCTAGCTGGGCAGAGCGTGTACTTTAACATTCTCAGCTTATTCCAGCAGACGTTTCAGAACCGCGACAATGGCGTGCGTGAAGACCTGGCTGATGCGCTGCGCAACATGAACATGAAATATGTCCGACTGCCCGGTGGAAATAACATGGAAGGCAATGGTTCTCCCTATTATTGGAGGTGGAACGGAACTATCGGTTCACTCACTGACCGCCCAGGCCGTCCAGGTACTTGGGGTGATATCAATACCGATGGATTTGGGCTTCTCGAGATGATGCAGATGGCAGGTGATCTGGGCCTCGAGGTGATGCTAGGCATCTGGGCTGGATTCTACCTCAACGGCGAGGCCGTGGCTGAAGCTGATCTGCAACCATACGTGGACTCAGTCATGGATGAATTGGAGTTCCTGTTG GGAGACCAATCGACTACTTACGGAGCTAGGCGAGCAGCAATGGGCTTTCCCTCACCTTTTGCCATCAATTGGATTGAAATTGGCAATGAAGACTATTTGAATGGGGGCACCAAATCCTACAATTCATACCGGTTTAAGGCGTTTTACAACGCCATCCATGCTGCATACCCATCCATCAATCTCATCTCGACTATCAATCCAAGTCCAGTGACAACCAAAGGCAGCTCAGTAGATCTCCATGTCTACGGCAATGAAAACTACTTTGAGTCTCTTTTTGGTACCTTCGACCATGCCAGCCGCGAATACCCTGTCTTCATCAACGAGTACGCAGCAACTAACACTGGCTCTAACAAAGGTGAAGCTGGTGCTCAGACCCTGGGCATGTCCTGTGCAGAGGCCATATTTCTCTTAGGCTGCGAAAGAAACTCCGATGTCGTTGTCGGCTCTGCCTACGGTGCATTGATCAAGAACTACAATGAAGAGCCGGAGACAGTGGCTGTTATAAAGCATACCGCCAACGAGATTCTCTACACCATCAGTTACTATGTCCAAAAGCTGTTCGCGGAGAACATGGGCACGAGAACTCTACCAGTTACCGTCACGGATGGGGGATTTGGCCCTGTCTACTGGTCCGCAACGGCCAACAGTTCTTCCACTATCCTCAAGCTCGTCAATTATAATGGGGAGACCGGATCGTCTAATGCCGTGGTGGTCAATGTCGAGGGCTCGTCGAAGTCCACTGCTACTTTGATCTCTCTTACTGCGCCGAATTCCACAAGCGTCAATAATTTGCCGTCCTTGGGAGGTGAAAGCAGTgtcatcaccaccacaaccTTGTCTGGGTCTGGTGGCAATTTCTCTGTCAGTTTCAGCAATCCTTATGAAATTGCTATTCTGGTTGTCTAG